In Entomomonas moraniae, one DNA window encodes the following:
- the rplX gene encoding 50S ribosomal protein L24, translated as MSKIRRDDEIIVIAGKDKGKRGRISKVLADSRVIVSGINMVKRHTKPNPQAGTQGGIVEKEAPLHISNVAIFNPETEKADRVGFKFEDGVKVRVFKSNQQPIDA; from the coding sequence ATGAGTAAAATTCGTCGAGATGACGAGATTATCGTCATCGCCGGTAAAGATAAAGGTAAGCGTGGACGTATCTCTAAAGTGCTTGCTGATAGCCGTGTGATTGTAAGTGGCATTAATATGGTTAAACGCCATACTAAGCCTAATCCACAAGCTGGAACTCAAGGTGGTATTGTTGAGAAAGAAGCACCTTTACATATCTCTAATGTTGCTATCTTTAATCCAGAAACAGAAAAAGCGGATCGTGTGGGCTTTAAATTTGAAGATGGTGTAAAGGTTCGTGTCTTCAAGTCCAATCAACAACCGATTGATGCTTGA
- the rplE gene encoding 50S ribosomal protein L5, protein MARLEKVYKEQILPKLKEELKLANVMEVPRITKITLNMGLGEAIGDKKVIENALSDIEKITGQKAVVTKARKSIAGFKVREGWPIGIKVTLRRDRMYEFLDRLISISLPRVRDFRGLNAKSFDGRGNYSMGVKEQIIFPEIDYDKIDTLRGLDITVTTTARTDDEGRALLRAFNFPFRN, encoded by the coding sequence ATGGCACGATTAGAAAAAGTTTATAAAGAACAAATTCTTCCTAAATTAAAAGAAGAATTAAAATTAGCAAATGTGATGGAAGTTCCTCGCATTACCAAAATTACCCTTAACATGGGACTTGGTGAAGCTATTGGCGATAAGAAAGTAATTGAAAATGCGTTGTCTGATATTGAAAAAATTACAGGTCAAAAAGCTGTAGTGACTAAGGCGCGTAAGTCAATTGCTGGATTTAAAGTTCGTGAAGGCTGGCCGATTGGTATTAAGGTAACTTTACGTCGTGATCGTATGTATGAGTTTTTGGATCGTTTGATTTCGATTTCTTTACCTCGTGTTCGTGACTTCCGTGGCTTAAATGCTAAGTCTTTTGATGGACGCGGAAATTATAGCATGGGTGTAAAAGAGCAAATCATTTTCCCAGAAATTGATTACGATAAAATTGATACTTTACGCGGTTTGGATATCACTGTTACCACTACAGCGCGTACAGATGATGAAGGACGTGCTTTATTACGTGCCTTCAACTTCCCATTCCGCAACTAG
- the rpsN gene encoding 30S ribosomal protein S14 encodes MAKTSMKNRELKRIQTVAKYAEKRAALKAIIVNPKSTDEERWEAQVALQKQPRDASKSRIRNRCRITGRPHGVYRKFGLGRNKLREAAMRGDVPGLVKASW; translated from the coding sequence ATGGCAAAAACAAGCATGAAAAACCGTGAATTGAAGCGTATTCAAACGGTTGCTAAGTATGCTGAAAAGCGTGCTGCTTTGAAAGCAATTATTGTTAATCCAAAGTCTACTGATGAAGAGCGTTGGGAAGCACAGGTTGCTTTACAGAAACAACCTCGCGATGCGAGTAAATCTCGTATTCGTAACCGTTGTCGTATTACTGGTCGTCCTCACGGTGTTTACCGTAAGTTTGGACTAGGGCGTAATAAGTTACGTGAAGCAGCAATGCGTGGAGATGTTCCAGGATTAGTGAAAGCTAGCTGGTAA
- the rpsH gene encoding 30S ribosomal protein S8, giving the protein MSMQDPLADMLTRIRNAQMAEKSIVSMPSSKLKVAVAKVLHDEGYIVGYTVSESVKPELAIELKYFEGRPVIEELKRASRPGLRNYKSALELPKVRGGLGISIISTNKGVMTDRAARAAGVGGEVLCTVF; this is encoded by the coding sequence ATGAGTATGCAGGACCCGTTAGCTGATATGCTAACTCGTATCCGTAATGCCCAAATGGCTGAAAAGTCAATTGTAAGCATGCCATCATCTAAGTTAAAGGTGGCTGTAGCCAAAGTTCTTCACGACGAAGGTTACATTGTAGGGTACACAGTTAGTGAAAGCGTAAAACCCGAGTTGGCAATCGAATTAAAATATTTCGAAGGTCGTCCCGTAATCGAAGAACTTAAAAGAGCTAGTCGCCCAGGCTTGCGTAACTATAAGTCAGCTTTAGAGCTGCCAAAAGTACGTGGTGGTCTTGGAATTTCTATCATCTCAACCAATAAAGGTGTGATGACAGATAGAGCTGCTCGCGCTGCCGGTGTTGGTGGCGAAGTACTTTGCACAGTATTCTAA
- the rplF gene encoding 50S ribosomal protein L6, translating into MSRVAKNPVTIPAGVEVKIAGNQFSVKGPKGTLEMKIHPAVEVAQDGSELKFALRENAELDVKAMAGTTRALVNNMVLGVSQGFERKLLLNGVGYRAQAKGQVLSLALGFSHPIDYQLPAGITAETPTQTEILIKGIDKQVVGQVAAEVRSFRPPEPYKGKGVRYADETVHRKEAKKK; encoded by the coding sequence ATGTCACGCGTTGCTAAAAATCCCGTTACTATTCCAGCAGGGGTTGAAGTTAAAATCGCTGGAAATCAATTTTCTGTTAAAGGTCCTAAAGGAACTTTAGAAATGAAAATCCATCCTGCCGTGGAAGTTGCGCAAGATGGTTCTGAATTGAAATTTGCTTTACGTGAAAATGCCGAGCTTGATGTTAAAGCAATGGCAGGTACAACACGTGCACTTGTTAATAATATGGTGTTAGGTGTTAGTCAGGGTTTTGAGCGTAAACTTTTATTAAATGGTGTTGGTTACAGAGCACAAGCTAAAGGCCAAGTTTTAAGCTTAGCACTTGGTTTTTCGCATCCGATTGATTACCAATTACCAGCAGGTATTACTGCAGAGACGCCTACTCAAACTGAAATTTTGATTAAAGGCATTGATAAACAAGTGGTTGGACAAGTAGCAGCTGAAGTTCGCAGTTTCCGTCCGCCTGAACCTTATAAAGGTAAAGGTGTGCGTTATGCAGATGAAACTGTCCATCGTAAAGAAGCTAAGAAGAAGTAG
- the rplR gene encoding 50S ribosomal protein L18, translated as MSDKKETRLRRARKSRLRMRELEVVRLCVYRSSQHIYAQVIAADGGKVLACASTLDKELRDGTTGNIEAAKKVGQLIATRAKAAGVTKLAFDRAGFKYHGRVKALADAAREGGLEF; from the coding sequence ATGAGCGACAAAAAAGAAACTCGTTTGCGCCGTGCACGTAAGTCACGTTTAAGAATGCGCGAGCTGGAAGTTGTACGTCTCTGTGTGTACCGTTCTTCCCAGCATATTTATGCTCAAGTTATTGCAGCTGATGGTGGCAAAGTATTAGCTTGTGCTTCTACGCTGGATAAAGAATTGCGCGATGGTACAACAGGAAATATCGAAGCAGCCAAGAAAGTAGGCCAATTAATTGCTACTCGTGCTAAAGCTGCGGGCGTAACCAAACTAGCCTTTGATCGTGCTGGTTTTAAATATCACGGTCGAGTTAAGGCATTAGCTGATGCTGCTCGTGAAGGCGGGCTGGAGTTCTAA
- the rpsE gene encoding 30S ribosomal protein S5, protein MANEQKRDRDNREEKETRDEGYIEKLVQVNRVAKTVKGGRIFTFTALTVVGDGKGRVGFGRGKSREVPLAIQKAMEAARRNMIQVDLNGTTLQYPVRSVHGASKVYMQPASEGTGIIAGGAMRAVLEVAGVQNVLAKCYGSTNPVNVVYATFKGLRDMQSPESVATKRGKSVEEIL, encoded by the coding sequence ATGGCAAACGAGCAAAAACGTGATCGCGATAATCGCGAAGAGAAAGAAACACGCGACGAAGGCTATATTGAAAAATTAGTTCAAGTAAATCGCGTAGCTAAAACAGTAAAGGGTGGTCGTATCTTTACCTTTACAGCATTAACTGTAGTGGGTGATGGTAAGGGAAGAGTAGGTTTCGGACGTGGTAAATCACGCGAAGTTCCTTTGGCTATCCAAAAAGCTATGGAAGCTGCACGTCGTAATATGATCCAAGTTGATTTAAATGGAACTACATTACAGTATCCAGTTAGATCAGTACATGGTGCATCTAAAGTATATATGCAACCAGCATCTGAAGGTACTGGTATTATTGCTGGTGGTGCGATGCGTGCTGTATTAGAGGTTGCCGGTGTGCAAAACGTGTTGGCAAAATGCTATGGTTCTACAAATCCTGTAAACGTTGTTTATGCAACTTTTAAAGGTTTAAGAGATATGCAATCGCCTGAGTCTGTAGCTACTAAACGTGGCAAATCAGTAGAGGAGATTCTATAA
- the rpmD gene encoding 50S ribosomal protein L30, producing MATVNKLKVTLIKSTNGRLANHKACVKGLGLRRIGHTVEVLDTPENRGMINKAYYLLRVED from the coding sequence ATGGCTACTGTTAATAAATTAAAAGTAACCCTTATTAAAAGTACAAATGGTCGTTTAGCGAACCACAAAGCTTGTGTTAAGGGATTAGGTCTACGTCGTATTGGTCATACAGTTGAAGTATTAGATACTCCAGAAAATCGTGGTATGATCAATAAGGCATATTACCTTCTTCGTGTGGAGGACTAA
- the rplO gene encoding 50S ribosomal protein L15 has product MALFLNEITSAAGARRAKLRVGRGIGSGLGKTAGRGHKGVTSRTGGGVAPGFEGGQMPLHRRLPKFGFISQKALDRAEVRTSELAKVKADVVTLQTLKEANVINGSVKRVKVVLSGKVAGSFTLKGIPATKGAREAIEAAGGKFED; this is encoded by the coding sequence ATGGCCCTATTTTTAAATGAAATTACTAGTGCTGCTGGGGCTCGTCGTGCTAAATTGCGCGTAGGTCGTGGTATCGGTAGTGGCTTAGGTAAAACAGCAGGACGTGGTCATAAAGGTGTCACTTCACGTACTGGTGGTGGTGTTGCCCCAGGGTTTGAAGGTGGTCAAATGCCTTTACACCGTCGTTTACCTAAATTTGGCTTTATTTCACAAAAAGCCTTAGATCGTGCAGAAGTTCGCACCTCTGAATTGGCTAAAGTAAAAGCAGATGTTGTTACATTACAAACTTTGAAAGAAGCTAACGTAATCAATGGCAGTGTTAAACGTGTAAAAGTTGTTTTATCAGGCAAAGTAGCTGGTTCATTTACTTTGAAAGGTATTCCAGCAACTAAAGGTGCGCGTGAAGCTATTGAAGCAGCTGGTGGTAAGTTCGAGGACTAA
- the secY gene encoding preprotein translocase subunit SecY, whose amino-acid sequence MAKQNALSSFAGGGLTELYSRLKFLFLAIIIYRIGAHIPVPGINSVALQNMFDQQRGTIFDLFNMFSGGSLERMSIFALGIMPYISASIIMQLLSAVVPSLEQLRKEGEAGRRKITQYTRYGALCLAIIQSIGMSLGLASQGVTFDTGFSFFFVAVTTFVAGSMFLMWLGEQITERGVGNGISMLIFAGIVAGIPTAIVHSLATFNDTGDHLMSLLTLVAVAVLIIAIVAFVVFIERGQRRIEISYARRQQQGYKNFSKQSSHLPLKVNMAGVIPAIFASSILLFPASIAQWFGQSESMGWLQEIAKLLAPNQPLYVLLFIAGIVFFCFFYTALVFNPKDVAENLKKSGAFIPGIRPGEHTARYIDGVLTRLTLFGAIYMAAVCLLPQFLISKLGLPFYLGGTSLLIVVVVVMDFMAQVQSHLVSHQYDSLMKKSNLKSYGR is encoded by the coding sequence ATGGCAAAGCAAAACGCTCTCTCTTCATTCGCAGGTGGTGGTTTAACTGAGTTATATTCTCGGTTAAAGTTCCTATTTTTGGCAATTATTATATATCGGATAGGTGCCCATATACCTGTTCCAGGCATTAATTCTGTAGCATTGCAGAATATGTTTGATCAGCAAAGAGGAACGATTTTTGACTTATTTAATATGTTCTCGGGTGGTTCTCTTGAGCGCATGAGTATTTTTGCATTAGGGATCATGCCCTATATTTCTGCATCAATTATCATGCAGCTCTTGAGTGCCGTGGTACCCTCTTTAGAACAGTTAAGAAAAGAAGGTGAAGCTGGGCGTCGTAAGATTACTCAATATACGCGCTATGGTGCACTTTGTTTAGCGATTATACAATCGATTGGTATGTCGTTAGGTTTAGCTAGTCAAGGTGTTACTTTTGACACTGGCTTCTCATTTTTCTTTGTTGCCGTCACAACATTTGTTGCAGGTTCAATGTTTTTAATGTGGTTGGGTGAACAAATTACTGAGCGCGGTGTTGGTAATGGTATTTCCATGCTAATCTTTGCTGGTATTGTTGCAGGCATTCCTACCGCAATTGTTCATTCTTTAGCTACTTTTAATGACACAGGCGATCATTTAATGTCACTTTTGACATTGGTCGCTGTTGCAGTATTAATTATTGCTATCGTTGCATTCGTTGTATTTATCGAACGAGGTCAAAGACGCATTGAAATTAGTTATGCAAGACGTCAACAACAGGGCTATAAGAATTTTTCTAAGCAATCTAGTCATTTACCTCTAAAAGTAAATATGGCAGGTGTTATTCCAGCAATTTTTGCTAGCAGTATTTTATTATTTCCAGCATCAATTGCTCAGTGGTTTGGTCAAAGCGAAAGTATGGGTTGGTTACAAGAAATTGCCAAGCTATTAGCGCCCAACCAGCCATTGTATGTTTTATTATTTATTGCTGGGATTGTATTTTTCTGTTTCTTCTATACAGCTTTAGTTTTTAATCCTAAGGATGTAGCTGAGAATCTGAAAAAATCAGGAGCTTTTATTCCTGGTATTCGTCCTGGTGAACACACGGCTCGTTACATTGATGGCGTTTTAACGCGCCTGACTTTGTTTGGAGCAATTTACATGGCAGCAGTTTGTTTATTACCACAGTTTTTAATTTCAAAGCTGGGTCTGCCATTTTACTTAGGTGGGACTTCATTATTGATCGTCGTAGTTGTTGTAATGGACTTTATGGCTCAAGTCCAATCGCATCTAGTGTCTCATCAATATGATTCTCTAATGAAAAAATCTAATCTGAAGAGTTATGGTAGATAA
- the rpmJ gene encoding 50S ribosomal protein L36, whose product MKVRASVKKLCRNCKIIRRNGIVRVICNAEPRHKQRQG is encoded by the coding sequence ATGAAAGTCCGTGCATCGGTAAAGAAGTTATGCCGTAATTGCAAAATTATCCGTCGCAATGGTATTGTACGTGTAATTTGTAACGCAGAACCTCGTCACAAACAACGTCAGGGTTGA
- the rpsM gene encoding 30S ribosomal protein S13 has product MARIAGVNIPDNKHTVISLTYIYGVGRVTAHQICAATGINPAAKIKDLSEEQLEQLRGEVAKFTTEGDLRREINMNIKRLMDLGCYRGLRHRRGLPVHGQRTKTNARTRKGPRKPIRK; this is encoded by the coding sequence ATGGCCCGTATAGCAGGCGTTAACATTCCAGATAACAAACATACCGTTATCTCGTTGACTTACATTTATGGTGTAGGTCGCGTAACTGCACATCAAATCTGTGCAGCGACTGGAATTAATCCAGCAGCAAAGATTAAAGATCTTTCAGAAGAGCAGCTCGAACAGCTTCGTGGTGAAGTAGCTAAGTTCACAACTGAGGGTGACCTTCGTCGTGAAATTAACATGAATATTAAGCGTTTAATGGACTTAGGTTGCTACCGTGGTTTACGCCATCGTCGTGGTTTACCTGTTCATGGTCAACGTACAAAAACAAATGCTCGTACCCGTAAGGGACCACGTAAGCCAATTCGCAAGTAA
- the rpsK gene encoding 30S ribosomal protein S11 yields the protein MAKPAARTRKKVKKTVVDGIAHIHASFNNTIVTITDRQGNALSWATAGGSGFRGSRKSTPFAAQVAAERAGQAALEYGLKNLEVNVKGPGPGRESAVRALNACGYKIASITDVTPIPHNGCRPPKKRRV from the coding sequence ATGGCAAAACCTGCTGCTCGTACTCGTAAAAAAGTCAAAAAGACGGTGGTTGATGGCATCGCCCATATCCATGCATCTTTTAATAATACCATCGTAACTATTACTGATCGCCAAGGCAATGCTCTTTCATGGGCTACTGCTGGTGGTTCAGGGTTCCGTGGTTCTCGTAAAAGTACTCCATTTGCTGCACAAGTTGCAGCAGAACGCGCTGGCCAAGCTGCGTTAGAGTATGGTTTAAAAAATCTTGAAGTTAATGTTAAAGGTCCTGGCCCAGGTCGTGAGTCTGCTGTTCGTGCACTTAACGCTTGTGGTTATAAGATTGCTAGCATTACAGATGTGACGCCTATTCCACATAATGGATGTCGTCCACCTAAGAAACGTCGCGTTTAA
- the rpsD gene encoding 30S ribosomal protein S4 — protein MARYIGPKCKLSRREGTDLFLKSGSRALESKCNMETAPGQHGQRRGRLSDYGLQLREKQKVRRIYGVLERQFSGYYKEAARRKGATGENLLQILECRLDNVVFRMGFGATRAEARQLVSHKSITVNGQVVNIPSYQVKAGDVVAVREKSKNQLRIAQSLELNSSRGFVAWVEVDSNKKEGVFKSIPERSDLPADINENLIVELYSK, from the coding sequence ATGGCTCGTTATATTGGTCCCAAATGTAAACTGTCTCGTCGTGAAGGTACAGATCTTTTCTTAAAAAGTGGTTCACGTGCATTAGAATCAAAATGCAATATGGAGACTGCACCAGGTCAACATGGACAGCGTCGCGGACGTTTGTCTGACTACGGTTTACAACTTCGTGAAAAGCAAAAAGTACGCCGTATTTATGGTGTATTAGAGCGTCAATTCAGTGGTTATTATAAAGAAGCTGCGCGTCGTAAAGGTGCAACTGGTGAAAACTTATTGCAAATTCTTGAGTGCAGATTAGATAACGTTGTATTCCGTATGGGATTTGGTGCTACTCGTGCAGAAGCACGTCAGCTAGTTTCTCATAAGTCTATTACTGTAAATGGTCAAGTAGTTAATATTCCATCTTATCAAGTAAAGGCCGGTGATGTTGTTGCTGTGCGTGAAAAATCTAAAAATCAACTACGTATTGCTCAATCATTAGAGTTAAATTCTTCTCGTGGTTTTGTAGCATGGGTTGAAGTAGATTCTAATAAGAAAGAAGGTGTGTTTAAAAGCATTCCTGAGCGTAGCGATTTACCAGCTGACATCAATGAAAACCTGATTGTTGAGCTTTACTCCAAGTAA
- a CDS encoding DNA-directed RNA polymerase subunit alpha: MHSMLNDFLTPRHIDVEDISTTRAKITLEPLERGFGHTLGNALRRILLSSMPGCAVIEVEIDGVLHEYSTIEGVQEDVIEILLNLKGLAVKLHGRDEVTLTLSKKGEGVVTAADIQLEHDVEIVNLDHVIAHLSNKGALNMKLKIARGRGYVPADTRVSSDETRAIGRLQLDATFSPVRRVSYVVENARVEQRTNLDKLVLDLETNGTLDPEEAIRRAATILQHQLAAFVDLQSEIETVIDEPEDEIDPILLRPVDDLELTVRSANCLKAENIYYIGDLIQRTEVELLKTPNLGKKSLTEIKDVLASRGLSLGMRLDNWPPASIKKDDRSFG; the protein is encoded by the coding sequence ATGCATAGTATGCTAAATGATTTTCTGACACCTCGACATATTGATGTCGAGGATATCAGTACTACTCGCGCTAAGATCACCTTAGAGCCTCTTGAGCGCGGGTTTGGTCACACACTAGGTAACGCATTACGTCGTATCCTGTTATCCTCTATGCCTGGCTGTGCAGTAATTGAGGTTGAAATTGATGGTGTACTTCATGAGTACAGCACAATTGAAGGTGTGCAAGAGGATGTAATTGAAATATTGTTGAACCTAAAAGGGTTAGCAGTAAAATTACATGGTCGTGATGAAGTAACTTTAACCCTCTCTAAAAAGGGTGAAGGTGTTGTGACAGCGGCAGATATTCAGTTAGAGCATGATGTTGAGATTGTTAATCTGGATCATGTGATTGCGCATTTATCTAATAAAGGCGCATTGAATATGAAGTTGAAGATTGCTCGTGGTCGTGGCTATGTGCCTGCTGATACTCGTGTTTCTAGTGATGAAACAAGAGCTATTGGCCGTTTGCAGTTAGATGCTACATTTAGTCCTGTTCGTCGTGTTTCTTATGTTGTTGAAAATGCTCGTGTAGAACAGCGTACAAACTTGGATAAATTAGTTCTTGATCTTGAAACGAATGGTACCCTTGATCCTGAGGAAGCTATTCGCCGTGCTGCTACAATCCTTCAACATCAGTTAGCTGCCTTTGTTGATTTACAAAGTGAGATTGAAACAGTTATTGATGAGCCAGAGGATGAAATTGATCCTATTCTACTTCGTCCTGTTGATGATTTAGAGTTAACTGTACGTTCTGCTAATTGTTTAAAAGCAGAAAATATCTACTATATCGGTGATTTAATTCAGCGCACCGAAGTAGAATTATTAAAAACGCCGAATTTAGGTAAAAAATCTTTAACAGAAATTAAAGATGTTTTAGCTTCTCGTGGTCTTTCACTAGGTATGCGCCTAGATAATTGGCCTCCGGCAAGTATTAAGAAGGATGATCGGTCGTTTGGCTGA
- the rplQ gene encoding 50S ribosomal protein L17 yields the protein MRHRKSGRHLNRTSSHRKAMFQNMAVSLFEHELIKTTLPKAKELRRVAEPLITLAKVDSVANRRLAFDRTRSKEAVGILFNELGKRYAKRPGGYIRILKCGFRQGDNAPMAYVELVDRPLKKGTVEAGDSAE from the coding sequence ATGCGTCATCGTAAAAGTGGTCGCCATTTAAACCGTACTAGCTCTCATCGTAAGGCTATGTTTCAAAACATGGCTGTATCGTTGTTTGAGCATGAATTAATTAAAACTACATTACCTAAAGCTAAAGAGTTGCGTCGTGTTGCTGAGCCTCTAATTACTTTAGCTAAAGTAGACAGTGTTGCTAATCGTCGTTTAGCATTTGATCGTACTCGTTCTAAAGAAGCTGTAGGTATTCTTTTTAATGAGTTGGGCAAGCGTTATGCTAAACGTCCTGGTGGTTATATCCGTATTTTAAAATGTGGATTCCGTCAAGGCGATAATGCTCCAATGGCTTATGTAGAGTTGGTTGATCGTCCTTTGAAAAAAGGTACAGTTGAAGCTGGCGATAGTGCTGAGTAA
- the rtcR gene encoding RNA repair transcriptional activator RtcR gives MKKNIIFGFLGNILDARGKGSKRWLHWRPSIDICAHTELPISRFELLIYKGDRELAEQIADDIKILSPCTQVNIFEIDILDPWDFEQVYTALWDIAKHYSFNTDSENYYLHITTGTHVAQICWFLLAESRFYPSKLLQTSPPNKKDKNSKLDHGTGRPTHTDLVLGKLAIIDLDLSCYDKILSRFQLYTQQATELLKSGIPTRNQQFNKIIAEIEQVASDSHAPILLNGATGSGKSFLAKQIYLLKYNSHQISGQFVEINCATIRGDTAMSTLFGHAKGAFTGANSQRIGLLKSADGGLLFLDEIGELGLDEQAMLLKAIEEKIFYPFGSDMPIKSNFQLIAGTNKDLNKAISAGKFREDLYERINIWHYELPSLAERKEDIEPNIEYELIQYAKEYGQLPRFNADSRKNYLDFAISNEAIWKGNFRELNASITRMATLAPQCNIALEQVTQEINRLRKNWCTPNTSNTLISEPIDEFDRYQLEQVIKICQQSTSLSEAGRKLFAVSRLNKQCNNDADRLKKYLAKFDLNWERIKNDK, from the coding sequence ATGAAAAAGAATATTATTTTTGGCTTTCTAGGCAATATACTCGATGCTAGAGGAAAAGGAAGTAAACGCTGGCTACACTGGCGCCCTTCTATTGATATCTGTGCACATACAGAATTACCTATATCACGTTTTGAACTGCTCATCTATAAGGGGGATAGAGAGCTAGCGGAACAAATAGCAGACGATATTAAAATACTATCACCCTGCACACAGGTAAATATTTTTGAAATAGATATACTAGATCCATGGGATTTTGAGCAAGTTTATACGGCGCTATGGGATATTGCAAAACACTATTCTTTCAATACCGACTCTGAAAACTACTACCTTCATATCACAACAGGAACGCATGTCGCACAAATTTGCTGGTTTCTATTAGCCGAGTCACGCTTTTATCCAAGCAAACTATTACAAACCTCTCCACCCAATAAAAAAGATAAAAATTCAAAATTAGATCATGGTACTGGAAGGCCTACTCATACTGATCTAGTTCTTGGCAAACTAGCCATCATCGACTTGGATTTGAGCTGCTATGATAAAATATTATCTCGCTTTCAGCTTTACACTCAGCAAGCAACTGAATTACTGAAGTCGGGTATCCCCACTCGCAACCAACAATTCAATAAAATTATTGCAGAAATTGAACAAGTCGCAAGTGACTCCCACGCCCCAATCTTATTGAATGGTGCAACGGGATCAGGAAAATCTTTTTTAGCAAAACAAATCTATTTATTAAAATATAATAGCCATCAAATATCTGGGCAATTTGTAGAAATCAATTGTGCCACAATCCGTGGAGATACTGCTATGTCCACACTATTTGGACATGCAAAAGGAGCCTTCACCGGAGCCAATAGCCAACGAATAGGCCTCCTAAAAAGCGCCGATGGCGGGCTTTTATTTTTGGACGAGATCGGTGAACTAGGACTAGACGAGCAAGCGATGCTGTTAAAAGCGATTGAAGAGAAAATATTTTATCCCTTTGGTTCTGACATGCCTATAAAAAGTAATTTCCAGCTTATTGCAGGAACCAATAAAGACTTAAATAAAGCTATCTCTGCAGGCAAATTTAGAGAAGATCTATATGAACGAATTAATATATGGCACTATGAACTACCCAGCTTAGCTGAGCGTAAAGAAGATATTGAACCTAATATTGAGTACGAGCTTATTCAGTATGCAAAAGAATACGGTCAACTCCCTCGATTTAATGCAGATTCTCGTAAAAATTACTTAGATTTTGCTATATCAAATGAAGCAATTTGGAAAGGAAATTTTAGAGAGTTAAATGCCTCTATCACACGAATGGCTACTTTAGCTCCCCAATGTAACATAGCCCTTGAGCAAGTCACACAAGAGATCAATCGATTAAGAAAAAACTGGTGCACACCTAATACCTCCAACACCCTTATTAGTGAGCCTATTGATGAATTTGATCGTTATCAATTAGAACAAGTTATCAAGATATGCCAACAAAGTACGAGCCTATCAGAAGCGGGGCGTAAATTATTTGCTGTTTCACGTTTAAACAAACAATGCAACAATGATGCTGACAGATTAAAAAAATACTTAGCAAAATTTGATCTTAACTGGGAAAGAATAAAAAACGACAAATAA